TCGGCATCGCTGCGGCGCGCGGTGAGTTCCTTCAAGTCGTGGCCGGCCGAGAAGGCCAGGCCGTTCGCGGCGATCACGACGCCGCGGACCGCCTTGTCGCCACCGATGTCGTTGAGCGCGGCATGCAATTCCCCGATCAGTCCTTCGGACAGGCTGTTGCGCGCCGTCGGGCGGTTCAACGTCAGTACCGCGATACTGCCGATGGTCTCTCGCAGCAGGATCGAGGCTTGCGGCGCTTCTGCGCGGGCGGCTTGGGCGGACATGGCGAAATTCCATTATGGTCTCGATGACAATTTAATGTAACAGGCGGGCTGGCGCGAGGGCAGGGACGGCATGGCAATTGCGAAAATGAGCGTGGCTGACGTGGAGGAGTTCCTGCGCAGGGAATTCCCGCAGGCGTTCGCCTTCGACGACATCAGGATCGAGAGTGCCGACGGCGAAACGGCCCTGCTGCGCCAGCGCTTCAGCGAACGCATGCTGCGGCCGGGTGGTACGGTCTCCGGACCGACCCTGATGGGGCTGGCTGATTTCGCGATGTATGTGGTGCTGCTGTCGGCGATCGGACCGGTCGGTCTTGCCGTGACCACCAATCTCAACATCAACTTCCTGCGCAAGGGCCAGCCGGGGCAGGACGCGCTCGCGGTGGCGAAGCTGTTGAAGCTCGGCAAGCGCCTTGCGGTCGGCGAGGTCAACCTGCTGTCCGGCAGTTCGCCGGACCCGATTGCCCACGTGACGGCGACCTATTCCATTCCAAACAAATAATCTTTTCTCCGGTATTATAACACCATATTTATAACTCATTGGTTTAATTGATGTAATTTGCCATCTTGGACGTTGACGTGCGCGCGCGGCTTCTCTAGAAAGCCGAGCAGTTCGGCGCACACGGCGCCGATTTCTTTTTTCACGGATTCCACACATGAGCACGTTCTCGGCCAAGCCCGCCGAAGTGACGAAGAAGTGGGTGCTGATCGACGCCAAGGGTTTGGTCGTCGGCCGTCTCGCCACCCTCGTCGCCATGCGTCTGCGCGGCAAACACCTGCCCACCTACACTCCGCATGTCGATTGCGGCGACAACGTCATCATCATCAACGCCGCGCATGTGGTGCTGACCGGTCGCAAGCGCGACCAGAAGACCTACTACAAGCACACCGGCTATATCGGCGGCATCAAGGAGCGCACCGCGAAGCAGATCCTCGAGGGGCGCTTCCCCGAGCGCGTCGTCGAGAAGGCGATTGAGCGCATGATCCCGCGCGGTCCGCTCGGCCGCATGCAGATGGGCAATCTGCGCGTCTATGCCGGCGCCGATCATCCGCATGAAGCCCAGAACCCCGAGAAGGTCGATATCGCCTCCCTGAATCGCAAGAACACGAGGGCCGCATAAATGTCCGACACGTTGCAGTCCCTCGACCAGCTCGCGCAGGTCAAGCCGGCGGCCCCCGAGGCGCCGAAGTATGTCAAGAAGGTCGACAAGTACGGCCGCGCCTATGCCACCGGCAAGCGCAAGGACGCGGTCGCCCGCGTCTGGGTCAAGCCGGGCTCGGGCAAGATCTCGGTCAACACCCGCGAGTTCGAAGTGTATTTCGCGCGCCCGGTGCTGCGCATGATGATCCAGCAGCCGCTGGTCGCAGCCGCGCGCAACGGCCAGTACGACGTGATCTGCACCGTCACCGGCGGCGGTCTCTCCGGCCAGGCCGGTGCGGTTCGCCACGGCATCTCGAAGGCGCTGACCAACTTCGAACCCGAATTGCGCGGCGTCCTCAAGAAGGGCGGCTTCCTTACCCGTGACTCCCGCTCGGTCGAGCGCAAGAAGTACGGCAAGGCCAAGGCCCGCAAGTCGTTCCAGTTCTCGAAGCGCTAATTCGAGTCCTAAAATTTGTGGCAAACGCCGCGAGCATCGAGTTGAAAAGGGCGCCGAAAGGCGCCCTTTTTGCTGCCCGCTTAGAGGTGAATTAGCGCAGATTTTCGCGAAAACTTGCGTAGGCGTGCAAACGAATTTCGAACGCGGGCGCTCTAGCCTGTGAGCTCGCAGTGGCGCGGCATCACCATTATTTGCGCCTGCGAGCGTTGCATCACACCGGGCTGGGGTGAGTTTATGTCGTTCGATCCGTCGACACTTTATTTGTTCGCCACCATGGTCGCGGGCATGCTCGGCGCGATGCTGATGTTCTTCGGCAGGCAGGAGAACATTCCCGCGCTGAAATGGTGGGGGACCGCCTATCTCCTCGGTGCGGTGTCGGTCGCGCTCTGGACCATCGGCGGCTCCTTCCTCGGCGAGCCTGTCCTGCTGGCGCTGAACGCGGCCGGCTTTATCGCCTGCGGCATGGTCTGGAACGCCTCGCGCGTATTCCGCGGACGCAGGCCCAATCTGCCGGGCCTTGTGCTCGGCGCGATCGCCTGGATCGGTGCCGTGACGACGGTGGAGGATTCCGCGACGCGCGTGACGATCGGCGCGACGATCGTCGCGATCTACGCCGCGCTGACCGCCTCCGAACTGTGGAGCGAGCGCCGCCGCGCGATGCAGAAGCGTTGGCCCGCGATCGTCGTGCCTGTTGTGCACGGCTGCGTCCTGATGCTGCCGATCCTGATCGGCGGCCTGTTGCGGCCGCATGGCCAGATCTTCGCCAACAGCTTCTGGGTCACCCTGTTCGCGATCGAACTCGTGCTGTATGCGATCGGAACGGTGTTCGTGATCTTCATGATGGTCTCGGACCGCGCGGTCGCCGTGCACAAGACCGCCGCGTCGGTCGATCCCCTGAGCGGCATGCTCAACCGCCGCGGCTTCTCCGAGGCTTGCGCGCGCGTGATCGAGCGCGAGGCCGTTGCCGGCCGTCCGGTCACCGTGATGATCTTCGACATCGATCATTTCAAGTCGATCAATGACCGCTTCGGGCATCCCGCCGGCGACGAGATCCTGAAGCTGTTTGCCGCCGTCGTGGTCAACAGTCTCAGGAGCAGCGATCTCTCGGGCAGGATCGGCGGCGAGGAGTTCGCAGCGCTCTTGCCCTGTTCGTTGGAGGAGGGCGTGCTGGTCGCCGAGCGGGTGCGCGAGGCCTTCGAGGCCAGCGGCATCGTCTGCGATGAGGGCCCGGTCGACACCACCGTCAGCATCGGCGTGGCCGGTGGCCCCGCCGGCACCGAGCTCGAGGTGCTGCTGGCGTCCGCCGACACCGCGCTCTACCAGGCCAAGCGCGGCGGCCGCAACCGCGTCGAGGCGGCGGAGGAGTTGCCGCTCTCGCTGGAGAACTGGCGGCGCAAGACCGCGGGCCTGCCTGCATCGGCGCGCCACAAGCCGGCGACCGTTCAAGGCTGAGTTGCGGTAATCTTTGGTTAACCATTCGATCCCATGTTTCCGGACATGGAATCGTTTCACGCACGTAATCCGCAGGCCGCCCTGATGTCGCTCGAAGCCGCTGCGGCTTCGACGCGTGGTGGCTTCGCCTGCATGTTCTCGAATTCGGATGAATATGAGAGCGCGCTGATCGCCGAACGGCGCGCGCAGGGCCGCTACGGCCAGCCGAAGAGCCGCTGGCCGACCGCGATGCTGCTCGGTATCATGCTGATGATCGTGGGTACGGTGCTGCTGTTCAAGTGAACCCGGGCCGGAACCGGCAGAGCAGGGCGCCTGCTGCGGCGCCTTTTTCTTTTCCGGCGGCTGGGCTACAGACGGGCCTTCGTTAGCAGAGGCCAAAGCCCAATGATCACGGAAATCGCACTCATCGACGTCAAGCCCGGCAGCGAGAAGGATTTCGAAGCTGCAGTCGCCAAGGCGCGCCCGCTGTTCCTGCGCGCCAAGGGCGGCAAGGGATTCGAGCTGCACAAATCGATCGAGAAACCGTCCCGCTACCGGCTGATGGCGAAGTGGGAGACGCTGGAGAACCATACGGTCGATTTCCGCGGCTCGGAGGATTTCACCGCCTGGCGCGCGCTGGTCGGCCCGTACTTTGCGGCGCCCCCCGACGTCGAGCACACCGAGACGGTGCTGACCACCTGAGGCGATCGATCGTTTTGACGCGTTTTCTTCACGCGAACCGGTGCCCGCTTCGCTTGAAAACGCTCTAAACGGCGTGCGCAGGCGCTTTGTCCTCCGCCTTGAAATGGTCAATCATCACCTTGGCGATCGCCATCAGCGGCAGCGCCAGCGCCAGCCCCCAGATCCCGAACACGACGCCGAGCAGGATCTGGAACGCGAACAGCGTCGCCGGCGGGATATCGAGCGCCTGGCGCTGGATGATCGGCGTCAGCACGTAGCTCTCCAGCGCGTGCACGCCGAGGAACAGGATGAAGGCGGAGAGCGCCGCGATCCACCCGGTAGCGAGGCTTGCCAGCACCACGATCAATCCGCCGAGGATCGCGCCGACTGTCGGGATGAAGGCGAGCAGCCCGGCCTGGATGCCGAGGATGAACGAACTCGGGATGCCGATGATCGCGAGTCCGATCCAGGTGACGAGAAACACCGCGGCCATGGTAATGATCTGTGCGATCAGCCAGCGCTCGAGCGTATCGCCGATGTGGTCGACGATGATGGTCGCCTGCGCGCGGTATTTGGCCGGCGCGATGAACAACAGCCCGGCGCGGTAGATGCTCGGCTGCGCGGCGAAGGCCAGGCCCAGGAACAGCACGATGAAGAAGTTGCCGACGACGCTGACGGTGCCGAGCAGCACCTTCAACGTCTGGCTGATGATGGCTCCGCCGCTCGAGGCCAGCGCGCCGGCGCCCGGCAGGCCGTGTGACGAGGACGCCGCGGGCGCCGTCGTGGTCGGTGTCGTCGCTGCGGCCGTGCCCTCGGGCTTGGCTTCGCCGGCCGCATTGGTGAAGTCGAGATAGCTGGTATCGACGCCGTGCTGCTCGAGGAACTCCTTCACGCTGCCGAGCTGTGACTTGATGGTGTTGCTCAACACCGTCGCCTGCTGCGCGATCGTGGTGCCGCCGAGGAACACGATGCCGGAGAGCAGGCCCGCTAGCGCAAGACACACGAGCGCCAGCCGCAGCGCGTGGGGCAGCCCGGTCAGGCGGCCGAGCAACGTGGTCATCGCGTTCAGTCCGACGCCGAGCAGCATGCCCGCGAACAGCAGGAACAGCGTCGCGGCGAAATGCCAGGCGAACGTCAACAGCGCCGCGAACAGCACCGCGCCGATGCCGCCGACGGCAATCGCCCATGCCATGTCGTTACGGGCCTGCAGGCGATTGTCAGCCGAATCTGTCACGGGTGATTCCCCTTCGCGCCGGTGTGCAAAGCAGTCTTTGGCGAAATCGTCGCCGGGATCAAGCGGCCGGACTGGGCCGGTTTGACGCTGACCTGCCGCGGCCGGCACCGGAACGGGGCGAGGACGGAGCCCGCGTCCCCGGGCTGGCCGGCGTCGCCGGAGGCGCACCTCCGGGGCCGGCTTTGTGCAGGGCTGCAACCGTCCTGTGCAGTTATAGGCAGTTGATCCGGCGGGAACTGGAAGGCATGATTGCCTCGGAATCGTAGCAACTTAGAATAATCATTGCGCGAGACGTAGATAATGAGACGGCCCGTGGTTGGCGTGATCGGAAACGCCCATCGCATCGAGAATCGTTTCACAGTCCAGATGGTTGGAGAGCGCAACCTTCGCGCGGTTGCCGAAGTGTCCGGTGCGGTACCCCTGATGTTCGCGGGAACCCCGGAAATCACCGATGTCGCAGCCTTGCTCGACGTGGTCGACGGCGTGGTCCTGACCGGAGCACGCGCTAACGTCCATCCGACCCGCTTCAATACCGAACCTTGCGCCGCCCACGAACCTTACGACATCCACCGTGACGACGTCGCGCTGGCGCTGTCCGAGGCCTGCGTTGCGCGCGGCGTGCCGATCTTCGGCATCTGCCGTGGCCTGCAGGAGATGAATGTCGCATTCGGCGGCTCGCTGCATCCGGAGATCCGCGAGATCCCCGGCCGCATGAACCATCGCATGCCGCGGCTGGAGAATGGCGAGATCCATCCCGATCCCACGGTCGTGTTCGCCGATCGTCACGACGTCACGCTGACCCCGGGCGGCGCCTTCGCGAAAATCCTCGGATGCGAGACAATCCGCGTCAATTCGCTGCACGGGCAGGGCATCCTCGAGCCCGGCGAGCGCGTCGTGATCGAGGGCATCGCCGAGGACGGCACCATCGAGGCGATCCGCATCGCCGATGCGCCCGGCTTTGCGCTCGGCGTGCAATGGCACGCCGAATACGATCCGCAGCGCAATCCGATCAACCGCGCGCTGTTCGAGGCCTTCGGCGACGCGCTGCGCGAGCGGCGCCGGGCGGCGTAACGACCGCTGTCCGCACAGCAGCCACTGATGTCGTCCCTGATTTTGCGCGACGACACCGGGCTTGTGACGCGCTCCAACACCAAACGCCGTATTGCGAGGAGCGGTAGCGGCGACTTGTCCGCCGAAGCCTCGGCGGAGGCGGAAGCAATCCATCGCTCCGCCGTCATACCCCGCGCATGCGGGGTACCCAGTACGCTGCGGCCTCTCGGATCAATCACTGCTGCCTCTGGAATACTGGATCGCCCGCTTTCGCGGGCGATGACAGTCGTGGAGATATGGCTTCGCGTTCTCGCGACGCAAATCGTCCGAGCTTTGCATTTCGTTCCGCCCTCTCACTTAGCAGAGGGCGCAGGGAAAGCCGGGTGCCGATCGCACCCATGGGTCCCGTGCAAATGGAAAGCACGGGAGGTAGGACCACAGGTGAAACCGGAGCAATCCCGGCTTTCCCTGCGCGATGGGTTACGGCTTATACGTGCTCTCCCCGGCGAGACTGGGCTTTGTTGTCACCGTCATCAGGGAGAGAGCTTGCTCTTACTGATGAGACACCTGCCACTAGGGCGTCAGGCCTGCACGACTTCACCGTCCGCTATCTGCCACGCTCGTCAGCCGTGACATCGGCGTCCACCGCATCTCGACCCAACACTCGTGACGATCGCGAAGCGCCCCTCAAGCGGGTGAGACGGGCCATTCATACACCGAGTTGCACTTCTGGAAAACAGAAATATTTTGTGTGCGAGGCCTTGCGCCGTCGAGACTGGGCAAGAATGGCAACTAAGGGGCTGGGGCGGCTCGGAAAGCACTGACGACGAGCGACAGCGAGATTTTGGCGCGGAAGGGCCGCAAAGCAAGCCGAATGGCGCGCAGAGTGGCCGCAAGGAGGTTTGCGCCGGCAATGCGCGTCTTTTCTGCAAGGTACGCGACGAAGCGGTCGAAGCCGAGAATGCTGAGCACGCGGGTGAAGTTGTAGCAAAGCGCCATCAGGCTCCATTCGCCGCGGACCTTGTCGAAGCCGCGCACGAGAAAGTGCTGATAGCCGGCGCGGCATTTGAGTGTTCCGAAAGGGTGCTCGACGATGGCGGAACGGCGGCGCATCAATGTGGCAGCCTCGGCGCTTTGCATCCTCATGCGGTGACGTTCGAGAACGTCCTCGTGTTCCCAGCGCGCGATGCTCCGGTAAGGCGCCTTCGGGGCAAGACACCGCGCGCTCAGGGGACATGCTGCGCAGGCCGCCTTGCGCGCCAGGTAGCGGATCTCGATGCGGCCGCTCGTGTTCGTCCAGCGCCCTTCCGTCGGGCGCAGCAGCTCGCCGGCCGGGCAACGGTAGGCATCGGCGTTCGCATCGTAACTGAAGTCCTTGCGGCTGAGGCGGCCTTCCTTGAGCTTGCCATTGCCCTCGTGCAGCGGCACATAGGCAACAATGCCGTCATCCTCGCAGGCCTTCAGGTCCTCGCTGGTGGAATAGCCGGCATCGGCCGCCACCTGCAGAGTCTCGACGTCGAGGGCCTCTTTTGCCGCCTTTGCCATCTCATGAAGATGGCCCGCGTCGTTGCGGTTGACGACCTCGCTGGCAACGATGAGCGTGTGCTTGTCGTCAACGACGCTCTGCACGTTGTAACCCGCAATGGTCTGGTCGCCCTTGCTCAGAAGCCTTGCGTCGGGATCGGTCTTCGAGAGTTGCCCCTTGTCGCTTGTCTCCAGGTTCTTGAGGTCGGCTTGCGCGCGCTCGCGCCGGGCCATCAGCTCCTTCACCTTCTCGCCGACATCGCCGCTGCCCTTGCTGCCATCTCCCGGACCGGCACATCGCTTGGCTTCCTCGGCATCGTTGGCTTCAAGGGCCTTGCCATAAGCCTCGATCTCCTTGTCCAACGCGGCGATCTGTTTGGCCAGCTTCCCTTGCGTGAAGATGCTGCCCTTGCTGGCGTTACCATGGAATAGCGCCCCGTCGATCGCAACGAAGGTCCCACCGATCAGGCCGAGGTCGCGCAGGAGCAGCACGAAACTGCGGTTCGCGGCCTTGAGCGCCGCCCAGTTCTCCTTGCGGAAGTTGGCGATCGTCCGATAGCCCGGCTTCATGTTCTTCAACAGCCAGATCAGCTCCAGATTGCGGCAGGCCTCCCGCTCCAACCGCCGCGACGACCTGATCTGGTTGATGTAGCCGTAAAGGTAGAGCTTCAGCAGATCGGCCGGATCGTAGGGCGGCTGCCCCACTTCGTCCGCGGCACGATCCGCATGGCGGAAGCCGAGCTTTGAAAGGTCGAGCGCGCCAACGAAACTGTCGATCGCCCGCACCGGATTCTGCTGTCCGACATAGTCCTCAATCCGGGGAGGAAGAAGACTGGGTTGCTCCCGGCTGTCGCCGGCCTTGAACGTCCGATTCGCCATGCGCCGAATCGTACATCAACTCCAAAAAATGCCGAGTTCTTGCCCAGCCTCGTCGAGACTGGGCAAGAATGGCAACTAAGGGGCTGGGGCGGCTCGGAAAGCACTGACGACGAGCGACAGCGAGATTTTGGCGCGGAAGGGCCGCAAAGCAAGCCGAATGGCGCGCAGAGTGGCCGCAAGGAGGTTTGCGCCGGCAATGCGCGTCTTTTCTGCAAGGTACGCGACGAAGCGGTCGAAGCCGAGAATGCTGAGCACGCGGGTGAAGTTGTAGCAAAGCGCCATCAGGCTCCATTCGCCGCGGACCTTGTCGAAGCCGCGCACGAGAAAGTGCTGATAGCCGGCGCGGCATTTGAGTGTTCCGAAAGGGTGCTCGACGATGGCGGAACGGCGGCGCATCAATGTGGCAGCCTCGGCGCTTTGCATCCTCATGCGGTGACGTTCGAGAACGTCCTCGTGTTCCCAGCGCGCGATGCTCCGGTAAGGCGCCTTCGGGGCAAGACACCGCGCGCTCAGGGGACATGCTGCGCAGGCCGCCTTGCGCGCCAGGTAGCGGATCTCGATGCGGCCGCTCGTGTTCGTCCAGCGCCCTTCCGTCGGGCGCAGCAGCTCGCCGGCCGGGCAACGGTAGGCATCGGCGTTCGCATCGTAACTGAAGTCCTTGCGGCTGAGGCGGCCTTCCTTGAGCTTGCCATTGCCCTCGTGCAGCGGCACATAGGCAACAATGCCGTCATCCTCGCAGGCCTTCAGGTCCTCGCTGGTGGAATAGCCGGCATCGGCCGCCACCTGCAGAGTCTCGACGTCGAGGGCCTCTTTTGCCGCCTTTGCCATCTCATGAAGATGGCCCGCGTCGTTGCGGTTGACGACCTCGCTGGCAACGATGAGCGTGTGCTTGTCGTCAACGACGCTCTGCACGTTGTAACCCGCAATGGTCTGGTCGCCCTTGCTCAGAAGCCTTGCGTCGGGATCGGTCTTCGAGAGTTGCCCCTTGTCGCTTGTCTCCAGGTTCTTGAGGTCGGCTTGCGCGCGCTCGCGCCGGGCCATCAGCTCCTTCACCTTCTCGCCGACATCGCCGCTGCCCTTGCTGCCATCTCCCGGACCGGCACATCGCTTGGCTTCCTCGGCATCGTTGGCTTCAAGGGCCTTGCCATAAGCCTCGATCTCCTTGTCCAACGCGGCGATCTGTTTGGCCAGCTTCCCTTGCGTGAAGATGCTGCCCTTGCTGGCGTTACCATGGAATAGCGCCCCGTCGATCGCAACGAAGGTCCCACCGATCAGGCCGAGGTCGCGCAGGAGCAGCACGAAACTGCGGTTCGCGGCCTTGAGCGCCGCCCAGTTCTCCTTGCGGAAGTTGGCGATCGTCCGATAGCCCGGCTTCATGTTCTTCAACAGCCAGATCAGCTCCAGATTGCGGCAGGCCTCCCGCTCCAACCGCCGCGACGACCTGATCTGGTTGATGTAGCCGTAAAGGTAGAGCTTCAGCAGATCGGCCGGATCGTAGGGCGGCTGCCCCACTTCGTCCGCGGCACGATCCGCATGGCGGAAGCCGAGCTTTGAAAGGTCGAGCGCGCCAACGAAACTGTCGATCGCCCGCACCGGATTCTGCTGTCCGACATAGTCCTCAATCCGGGGAGGAAGAAGACTGGGTTGCTCCCGGCTGTCGCCGGCCTTGAACGTCCGATTCGCCATGCGCCGAATCGTACATCAACTCCAAAAAATGCCGAGTTCTTGCCCAGCCTCGTCGGGCAAATCAGTGGCATGGGCGCGGCAAAACGACGCCCGGCCCTGGACCGGCGCACGGCGACGGACGCCGGGAATGAAGCGCGCAACGGGCCGATCATGGTGAGGGTGTGAAGCCACGGACCGCCGGAGAGGGCAAGCCTCCTCGGCATGTTGCATTCCGTCGGGAGAGGCCCAATGACCACCATCAAATGTCTGCTGGCCGGATCGATCGCGATCGGTCTGCTCGCAATGCCTGCCGCCGCTCATGAGAACGCCAGCGCCAAGCGATATGCCGTGATGAGAGGCAAGCCGTCCTTGTCCGGCAGTGACTGGACTTACGGCCAGGCCCGTATCCAGAGCCCGCACGCCTTGTTCTCCACGCCGCCCCGCGATGTCTGCGATCATGCAGACAATGCGATGATCTGCTGAACAGGCTGAGCAAAAAGGAGATTGCTCAGCCGCTCGCGAGAGAGGCCGCATCACAGATGATGAGCTCGCGGTTACGGCGATCCAGGATCGTGGGCACGGCATGCCGGCGGCCAGGCCGAGGCGGAAATATCCTTTGGGTTACCGAAGGCGATCAGGCCGGCTGCGTTGAACAACGATCTGTTCCGGCCTAGACTGCATGCTGCTGCGACCGTACCAATCGACACCGGGAATATGCCCTCCGTAATTTTACGGATGTGGAATTGGCGGAGCGTCCGACCGAAGTCGGATGAGCAGCACGACGGAAAGTCACCGGATATTGCCCGGCGCTGACGGTCCCTTGCCGATATACTGCCTTCCTTTCCTCTTTCCGGTGCGGCGGATCACGATGAGTTGGTTGGGATGAATTTGGCGGGCCGACTGGCGCTCGGGACGATGCTCCCCGTCGTCGTGACCTTGCTCGCCGTGGGGTTCATCCACGGCGTGGCGTCGCCGGGCCTGCTGGCGGCAGGCGCGGTCGGGGTGGCCCTGGCGCTGGTGATGGCCGTCATGATCGGCAGGTCGCTGTCGACGCCGCTCGCCGAGGTGGCGTGGACGGTCGAGCGACTGTCTCGTGGCGAGACAGTGCCGATGCCGTCGCGCGGCGACCGGGAAACTGCCAGGGGCGCACTCGCCGAGCTGTCCGCGAAATTGGGCACCCGGCAGAGCCTGCTGGAGAAGACCGTCGAAAGCATCCGCGATCCCGTGGTGGTTGTCGATCAGCGCGGGGCTGTCGTGATCATCAACGCTGCTGCGCGGCGGTTGCTCGGCGTCGATCCGGGTTTCAACATCCTGACCGGAGTCCGGACCTTCCAATGCTATTGCGCCGACGGCGAGACCGCGGTGCCGATTGCGGAGATGCCGCTGGCGCGCGCGCTGCGCGGCGAAGAGGTCGACGATCTCGAGCTGATCGTGCAGCCCAGACCATCAGAGCAGGGCGTGCGCCTGCTGGCCAATGCCCGGCCGTTGCGCGACGACGCCGGCAAGCTGCGGGGCGCCGTCACGGTGCTCCACGACATCACCGCGCGGCGACGGGCGCACCAGGCACTGGTCGAGAGCGAGCAGATGGCGCAGGCCATCGTCAAGACTGCGCTCGACGCGTTCGTCCAGACCGACCAGGACGGCATCGTCCTCGACTGGAGCTCGCAGGCGGAAGCGCTGACGGGGTGGTCGCGATCGGATGCGGTCGGCCGCAAGCTCGTGGAGCTGGTGTTTCCGGAAGAGCTGCGGGACGCGCATCGGCAGCGGATCGCCCGCTTCCTGCAGGAGATCGCAGCCGGCGGCATGGGCATGCGCTACGAGTCTGAGGCGCTGCACCGGGACGGTCACCGGTTCTTCGTCGAGGTGTCGCTGAGCGCGCTGCACCGCGGCGATGGCTACGTCATCAACGCTTTCGTGCGTGACGTCACGCAGCGGCGCACGGCACAGGAGCAGTTGATCCAGGCGCAGAAGATGGAGGCGGTCGGGAAGTTGACCGGCGGCATCGCGCACGACTTCAACAACATGCTGACGGTGATCACCGGTACGATCGAGATCCTCGCCGATGGCGTCAAGGACGCGCCGCACCTGGCCACGATCGCCAAGCTGATCAGCGACGCCGCCGATCGCGGCGCCCAGCTGACGGCGAGCCTGCTGGCGTTCGCCCGCAAGCAGCCGCTGCAACCCGCCGAGACCGACGTCAACCGCCTCATTGGCGAGGTGGTGCGGCTGTTGTCGCAGACGCTGGGCTCGCGGATCGAGATCAGGACGGAGCTTGCCCGCGACGCGTGGCTCGCCTTCGTCGACCGCGGCCAGCTCAGCGCCGCGCTGGTCAACCTCGCGATCAACGCGCGCGATGCGATGCCGGACGGCGGAACGCTGACATTTGCCACCCGCAACATCCAGCTCGGCATTCCCGACGCAGTGGCGCGCGGCGTCGAGCGGGCCGGCGACCACCTTGTGATCGAGGTGACCGATACCGGTGTCGGGATTTCGCCGACGCATCTGGAGAAGATCTTCGATCCGTTCTTCTCCACCAAGGAAGTGGGGCAGGGCACCGGGCTCGGGCTCAGCATGGTGTTCGGCTTCGCCAAGCAGACCGGAGGCGGCATCGAGGCGCTGAGCGAGGAGGGGCAGGGCGCCACCTTCAGGATCTACCTGCCCAAGGCCGACGGAACTGCGCCCCTTCCGGTCGAAGAGACTGATCAGCCGCTCCGCGGCGGCGACGAGACCATCCTGTGCGTCGAGGACGACGACAAGATCCGGGAGTACGTCACGGGGCAGCTCGAGAGCCTGGGCTACAAGGTGCTCGTCGCGGCCAATGCGGACGCCGCGCTCGATATCGTCAATCGCGGTGCTGCGTTCGATCTCCTGTTCACCGACATCGTGATGCCCGGCCGCATGAACGGGCGGCAGTTGGCCGAGACCCTGATGACGGGGCGGCCGACGCTACGCGTGCTGTTGACGTCGGGTTACAGCGACGGCGCGCTGCCTGCGCAGGCGCGTCCCGGCCACGGCATTCCGCTGCTGACAAAGCCCTACCGGCGCGCCGAGCTTGCGCGGATGCTGCGGCGCTGCCTCGATCTGGCGGTCGACGTGCAGGGCGATCCGGTTCCGCTGCCTTACTCCGTGCAACCCGATCTCGAGCGCTTCCTGCGCGAGAATCCACCGGACAAGACGTAGTCCGGCGCGCTGTTGAGGCGATCCACGCGGAAAACGCTGCACACTGCCATCGATCATGATCTATCATCGCCGCACAACAATGGCGCGGCCGATGAACGGCCCGAATTCAGGGAGTGTCGAATGCAGGACCGCAAATGGTCGAGACGCGACTGGCTCAAGGCATCGGCGGCGACGGCGG
The DNA window shown above is from Bradyrhizobium sp. ISRA464 and carries:
- a CDS encoding PaaI family thioesterase yields the protein MAIAKMSVADVEEFLRREFPQAFAFDDIRIESADGETALLRQRFSERMLRPGGTVSGPTLMGLADFAMYVVLLSAIGPVGLAVTTNLNINFLRKGQPGQDALAVAKLLKLGKRLAVGEVNLLSGSSPDPIAHVTATYSIPNK
- the rplM gene encoding 50S ribosomal protein L13, with product MSTFSAKPAEVTKKWVLIDAKGLVVGRLATLVAMRLRGKHLPTYTPHVDCGDNVIIINAAHVVLTGRKRDQKTYYKHTGYIGGIKERTAKQILEGRFPERVVEKAIERMIPRGPLGRMQMGNLRVYAGADHPHEAQNPEKVDIASLNRKNTRAA
- the rpsI gene encoding 30S ribosomal protein S9, whose protein sequence is MSDTLQSLDQLAQVKPAAPEAPKYVKKVDKYGRAYATGKRKDAVARVWVKPGSGKISVNTREFEVYFARPVLRMMIQQPLVAAARNGQYDVICTVTGGGLSGQAGAVRHGISKALTNFEPELRGVLKKGGFLTRDSRSVERKKYGKAKARKSFQFSKR
- a CDS encoding GGDEF domain-containing protein codes for the protein MSFDPSTLYLFATMVAGMLGAMLMFFGRQENIPALKWWGTAYLLGAVSVALWTIGGSFLGEPVLLALNAAGFIACGMVWNASRVFRGRRPNLPGLVLGAIAWIGAVTTVEDSATRVTIGATIVAIYAALTASELWSERRRAMQKRWPAIVVPVVHGCVLMLPILIGGLLRPHGQIFANSFWVTLFAIELVLYAIGTVFVIFMMVSDRAVAVHKTAASVDPLSGMLNRRGFSEACARVIEREAVAGRPVTVMIFDIDHFKSINDRFGHPAGDEILKLFAAVVVNSLRSSDLSGRIGGEEFAALLPCSLEEGVLVAERVREAFEASGIVCDEGPVDTTVSIGVAGGPAGTELEVLLASADTALYQAKRGGRNRVEAAEELPLSLENWRRKTAGLPASARHKPATVQG
- a CDS encoding antibiotic biosynthesis monooxygenase family protein, whose translation is MITEIALIDVKPGSEKDFEAAVAKARPLFLRAKGGKGFELHKSIEKPSRYRLMAKWETLENHTVDFRGSEDFTAWRALVGPYFAAPPDVEHTETVLTT
- a CDS encoding AI-2E family transporter encodes the protein MTDSADNRLQARNDMAWAIAVGGIGAVLFAALLTFAWHFAATLFLLFAGMLLGVGLNAMTTLLGRLTGLPHALRLALVCLALAGLLSGIVFLGGTTIAQQATVLSNTIKSQLGSVKEFLEQHGVDTSYLDFTNAAGEAKPEGTAAATTPTTTAPAASSSHGLPGAGALASSGGAIISQTLKVLLGTVSVVGNFFIVLFLGLAFAAQPSIYRAGLLFIAPAKYRAQATIIVDHIGDTLERWLIAQIITMAAVFLVTWIGLAIIGIPSSFILGIQAGLLAFIPTVGAILGGLIVVLASLATGWIAALSAFILFLGVHALESYVLTPIIQRQALDIPPATLFAFQILLGVVFGIWGLALALPLMAIAKVMIDHFKAEDKAPAHAV
- a CDS encoding gamma-glutamyl-gamma-aminobutyrate hydrolase family protein, whose protein sequence is MRRPVVGVIGNAHRIENRFTVQMVGERNLRAVAEVSGAVPLMFAGTPEITDVAALLDVVDGVVLTGARANVHPTRFNTEPCAAHEPYDIHRDDVALALSEACVARGVPIFGICRGLQEMNVAFGGSLHPEIREIPGRMNHRMPRLENGEIHPDPTVVFADRHDVTLTPGGAFAKILGCETIRVNSLHGQGILEPGERVVIEGIAEDGTIEAIRIADAPGFALGVQWHAEYDPQRNPINRALFEAFGDALRERRRAA